Below is a window of Humulus lupulus chromosome 2, drHumLupu1.1, whole genome shotgun sequence DNA.
tattatatttaattaatttatttattaaaatgaataaaatatttataaaaaaatataagagaaaaaatagagaagtagatgtatggtataatgtaaaaatttgaggtaaattataaaaatgtatgtttttgtgatatattttgtaatacactttctgtataatatttagctaaaactcataaaaacatcttccatcagctcctttatacatatatttataatagctatgcataAACTTCAATTAATACATATTTACATctacataacatttacatatcctttatataatattttaatattttttttataagctcTCTTTCCATtgagtatatatttattatttattttttctttttcaattattttattttactttaagtaataaaatatatttaaagatataatatttaaatgatatagagaaatatatagagaaactgatctatgatataatgtaaaacttagaggtaaaatagaaaaatgtgtgttttgatgATGTATTTTAAAAGATGGAGTAGAGCACCCATTGAGAGTGCTCTAAGGCTTGCAAGTAACCTTTTACACTAAGAAATTaccaaaccaaaagaaaaagaaaacaaagacAGAGAAGCGGGCCTGATTGGTAttgtttttagttttttgttttcaaagttgtgtgtctcaaaaatgataatagaaaactgtttttgtagttttcaaaaaacaataggtgtttggttaatttttctaaaaataattttttagttttattttttttaaatcttaaataaaaaattaacaaatatatttacaaagagaaaaatattttaaaagttcgtaataaataatgagataaaataatttgataaaaaataagaagtgagaaagtaaggagataaaatttgaagaaatagaaattaagAAGAGAGAAATAGATCCAgcaaaaaaatgagagagaatataatgagaaagaaaatgaagagagagaagtgattagagagaaagtgatgagagagtaAATGgcgagagagaaaaaatgatgagagagaaaatgataatatattaagtgatgagagagaaaataatgatataataagttatgcaagagaaaataaggagatagaaaattatgaaagagaaaatgataagagagaaagtgatgagagataaaataaagagagagaaagtgatgtgagagaaagtgaagagagagaaactaataagagaaaaaatgatatgacaataaatgatgtttgataataataattaaaaaagtgatgtgagaaaaaaaaaatagacaaaaacaAATTTGAAAACattagaaaacaactttttgttgttctcaaaattttctgttttttgtaactttgtttttaaaaattattttctgaaaacaacgccaaacacccccaacttgtttttaaaaaacagtttttagcttttaaaaacaaaaaacaattttttagttaaggtgtcAAACACCCTCTAAGGACTTGTTTgtcattgttttctgttttttgttttaaaaaatgagaatagaaaatagtttttgtagttttaaaaaaacaacaggtgtttggttaatgttttctaaaaatatttttttagttttatttaaaaaaaattaataaatataattacaaatagaaaaatattttaaaagtttgtaataactaatgagataaagtaatgaAAAAAAAggtgatgaaaaataaggagagatAAAATAATGAGAGAATTTTTTAGGaagaaaaattgaaaaaagagaaattgatgcaagaaaaaaatgaaagagaaaatgactagatagaaaaaatgaggagagagaaaatgaggatataAGAAGTGATatgagagaaaataatgagataataagtgatgagagagaaaataatgagataaaaagtgatgagagagaaagtgatgttagAGAAAGTGAGGATAGAAAAAATGAGAAGATATATTAATGAGAGACAAAGTtatgtgagataataataattaaaaatgttatgggagaaaaaaatttacaaaaaaaattgaaaacaacTTTATGTTAttatcaaaattttctgttttttgtaattttgtttttaaaaattgtttttttgaAAACAATGACAAACATTCCTACTTGTTCATTGTTTTCATAAAacattttttagattttaaaaacaaaaatctgTTTTTTAGTTAAAGAGTTAAACAACCTCTAAAGCATTCACCACTAAAGCTGTAAATGTGGGCGGcccggcccggcccacatttttcATGCCTCCGAATAATTTGGGCCAGCTTCGTATTTTAATTTGTGTTGGGCCGGGCCGgcccatatttgaaagagtaagcccagcATGGCCCATGTCGTGCTGTGCTCGTCGGGCTCAAGTCGGGACAGCTCACTTTCCTTATTTGGGCCCATTTTATTATTGCAAAAAAATATGAGGATGAGAAATTGAACCTCCACATCATCTTTAACAATTAATGAActcaccaccaatccaaatatatttctttgtttaaattatagttttagatatttttatatattttttaacaatattttgcacaaaattatatcaaaaataattattagaatttgaataccgaataataaatactaaaaattttaactcacaaatcttaaaataaattaatataattataaaaatataaaattgataaaaataatagacttttattataattttaatttatagataattgacaaataaaaatttattatcattattaatgtcaaaatatctgGCTTTTTATCGTGttgtgctttcgggctagtttgttcgtgctttcgtgtcgtgtcttcgggcttgtcgtgtcgtATCGTGCTCAAGCCCATGTCGTACCGTGTcatgcctggcccaagcccatatttttcgTGCCACGTCGTGCTCATACCTCTCAGGCTCGTGCCAATTTCGTGTCGTACTAGAAAACTCGGCCCGTATTTACAACTCTACACCACCATTTGTTATCGGTCTCGATAGCATAACAACCCCATCAAAACCAGCAAATATTGAATGTATATAAGCATCCCATAGTCCAATACAACACGTTATATAAATTTAATACAATAGTTTTTCCATGTTCGTGATGATTACAAAAATCAAAACCCGATATTAAGTTTGCAATTCTTTATAAACACATGACactgtatatatatttatcatttaAATAGATAACGCATGCTTATTTCATATATACTCGATCATGAGTGTCAATATTTGTTTGTCGGtggttaataatatttatatttatctcACGCATTGGGGAGAATACCGTATAGGATCGAAGATTTAATAGTGTATACCCAGATCTGAGGAATACAAATCTGATTCCATTGCAGAAATAATTAAATTTTCAGGCATACATATACAATATACAATCTCATAATGAATGCATAACTAATTGAATAatcataaaatgtcatatgtataAATATGGAATAATTCTTCCATTAAGACTTCATTTTAAGCTCTATTGTTGGATCTCTCAGGGTTTtccgacccgtgaatagttttcggtgcaATTTTGTTTAtggccgtgtatattgtagctatttagagcatctgcaaattttcagaaaattctgaatagtttacagtatcgaaaactaagttcaaacatgttattttccacgcgcataaaaaaaattagttacgcaTGCAACAACacgtttgaacttagttttcggtattataaattattcagaattttctgaaaatttgcagatgctctaaatagctgcaatcactacaacaaatttgatatacaatgactccctacaatgtcttacaccattggtgtaagataTTAAAATTTATCatgggttttaaatgtctaatgatgtaagacattgaaagtttttattaatgcctacaattggaagacattaaaaatggtggaaggcGTTGGAAATAGGCTGAAGAAGTGGCTAggagtacatccaacgtctcccacggggagacgttggatgtgtccTTCATATATTTACTTGTTTTCCTCCTTTCTTCCTCACACACGCGAACCAGAGAGCAAACCAGAGAGACAGCAAACCGAGAGCAAGCTGCgtttttagggttttaaggtaagtttttttttttttaattttcttgctttttagttaattatttggtaaaaaaatcataggtttagtaTTAGGATgtgtaatatacatgattttgtattaatttttcatttttatgcATTATTTTATACACATTGTAGGATTAGTATTTTCATTgaagtttttttatatatttatgtctttttagttttttttttaaatttaacctatcacattgtatagatttcattagagtatatatgctcatgatttttttaaaaaattttatttcgaaatttagatatatttttttgtatatatttaaactttttttttgtaaattgtaactattttgttatatatatagttatgttaaaataaatttattaaataatttataaaatataaatatatgaaaatttttatgtttttgttgattattaagtttttaggttatgaaattttttattgattttttgtttaggttataattagtggcgcaTTGgggtttttttatttgtttaccaatatcatttactattattaggtATTTAGtgatatatgtttagtaatgtttaacatattaattaatttaatttcatagattGTGATTTTGgcggtgagattttagagagtattttgcatcaaaattcctatatcaatcacacatttgaggtaattaagtttctaaaattacaataatacgttatatattgctagatatttagtgatattttatttattatttattaatttaattttattagtttgtgaatttaatagcgaatttgattactacgtgaagtaattttgctaacttttggattattaattgcaagaggtacacatatattctcttacttctacttttaatattattaaacaaatgttagaggagtttgaatatcttaaatattcatccatagtaaagtaggttctgagattaaaattgtgtgctgtgatgataacggaaggttgataacttgtgtgttttagtgaagttggttttgagaaatttggttgtgtgctgcggagctataaggaagaaacttattgtatgctgtttgaattgtttgttttgctattcacatgcataTGATTAAGTTATTATTATAGGGGAAAtactgcccgattttatctaggataataaataattagttttatatagacatacaactttatcacgtgcttatttagtgttgtttcttttcttttccatagacataggagaatatattgATAAACAGtagatgtcagcgaataggttatctgcggaatataggaacgtggtcgatttgttcttaaggttttgttcggaatatgtgaaagacccaaattttacttattgtccatgtcttaagtgtggaaatgttaaaaagatggatcttcaaaagattaaagaacacttatatttcaatgggatggacaagagttacacaatttggtattaccatggggagatagctccgattgctccaactctgccaagtagaccaaaaggagtgaggaggaatatagtggaggagaactgggatccattagatgaaatgattgacgacgcacattatggatcaggacgatcgtgttcagaatctgttcaaatgttgcaatgacgtaaaatcaaaagaacaagttatgcttgtcccttggaaccatgggtaagtttaaaaagttgtcatttttccgacccatatcaaaaatttctttgtttaacatttgagctataatttttttggtttttcttatgcagtgaacattggatgttgcttattttggcaccatatgcatatcatatttattgttgtgattcggtgaattcagagctaaataaccgtgaggagattatATCAGTGATCGTCATcactttcaatctttttttctctatgaatcttcatgatgtcgagatccctgatactctacgcattaagcaacctcaggtaagtaactttagaagaaatttttgaacatttataataattaagtagaataatatgtatgcattttgtaataagtttcaatttaataatgaattactcatacttttaaataattagtgttcacaccaaccggacaatgtggcatgtggatactacttaatgaggatattgaaggatttgattgaacatgcgagtcccggacattacttgagaacggtattattaattaaaatttacaaattatttttgaaactataaatgtaatcaaataattaattaatatattttactttatatttcttgcagctaacaagcacatcatatacagaggcacaaattgatgagttgcgacaagaatgggcgacatatatgttgccgataatccaaagttaccgacctcgttgataggtttttttttttttttttttacctctttcttcatagacaatgcaatatttgtttattttgaatatgtttaacaaatattgtatttcttgtatatgtctacaaatatttttttttcttgtatatgtctaacaaatattgtgtactttcaatttaattgattattaaatcaatttaaatctaaattaaattcatttcaatttaaattaaaataatttcaatttaattaattattaaatcaaattaaaataatattaattataaatttatttatttttaaatatgagagactttcaatgtctcccactgggagacgtgggaagtgactcacctctcccattgggagacatccaacgtctcctagggacttcccacgtctcccattgggagaggttgaaagtcaacatttgactttcaacctctcccaatgagagacgtgggaagtgactcacctctcccaatagGAGACGTGAGATAtacacctacaatgaccctagcaacaacgtcttcCCAATTGGGAGgcattgtagactttcaatgtctcccaaataaagtcataaaactcttattttcttgtagtgaatataCACGACCATAAACAAAATTacaccgaaaactattcacgggtcggaAAACACTGAGACCCCCACCGATATGACTTAAAATGAATGACCTATACGAGAATACCtctatatatataggggaattctcctataggggcttcattttaagccctaccgatagggctcttagtgtttacaacccgtgaacagttttcggcgtgatttttttataaccatgtatattgtagctatttagagcattctgcaaattttcagaaaatttcgaatagtttacagtactgaaaactaggttcaaacatgttgttgcacgcgtgattaatttttttttatgcgcgtggaaaacaacatgttcctagttttcggtactgtaaactattcggaattttctgaaaatttgtaggatgctctaaatagctataatatacacgatcataaaaaaaatttgcgccaaaaactgttcacgagttgagaacactgagagccttaCTGGTAGGACATAAAATTAAGCCTATAGGAGAATTTTGTGGTATATATATGGTATAAAATCAggaatttatattttaatatttagcaCGTTGTTTATTGACAGCCATGGACGATGCTTTTTTTCTTTGTTCcatacaatatatatttatatattttagtttgaCTAAATTGAATTGACCGAGAAACTAGCACCATCATAATATTAAGTTGCAAACAGTATAGAAACTGTAGTATTTTTTATATAAGCTGTGTTAACCTAGCCATAAACTGAGAAACACACTTGTTAAGTATCAAGATCCTAATTAATTATTCTTTCTTAATTTATTTAGAGATTTATCAcctcaattaattatttaaatcaaggTATTGTTAATTAATTGCGCTATTATTTACATTTGGTCATGCATGTTATTCATTTCCATAGCAAATTCACAAcattaaaaaattagattttttaaATTGAGATCAAAGACCATATCATCTGATAGATCCAAAAGATAATATATAAATTAGCTGGCTAAATTAATATTCTTGCTTTTTGTAGCAGCAGCTAATATATAAGCTTTTGGGGCACTAATTAAGACAGTTGTTTTGGTTGATAATATGATCACCATTAAAATGGCTTCTGGTTCTGAATTCTCTTTCCTCCTCTTCTTATcaatctctttcttcttcttcttcttagcaTCAACCAATATTAATGTAGAAGCAATAATAATAAACTCAATAAACCCTTCTCTTCCACCCTTCACCTCCTTGTACATGCCCATCCAAAAAGACAATTCTACCCTCCAATATCACACCACAGTTGAGTGGGGTTCCGAGGAAAACTACTTCGACGTCGTCATAGATCTCGGTGGAGAGTTCTTGTCATTACCATGCGACACTAACAACAAGTCAACGACATACAGTTCCATAAAATGTGGCTCCACCAAGTGCACTTCTACTTGCAAGGCAAACGACAGTTGTGTGGTGTCGTTTCTCAACCCTTTCAATGAGACTGTCTTGTCAGGTAGGTTAAGTGAGGATGGTTTCGCTGCAGTGCCATCTGATGGTGATAGAATCTCTCGTGATTCGTATCTACTCACCACTTCTCACCATCATAACTTGATTCCGTTCACGTGCCTTGATTCGAGTAGCTTGAATGGCCTAGCCCAAGGGGACATGGGGAGGGTCTCTGGGATAATTGGATTTGGAGGCACAAAGATGTCGTTTGCCAAAAACCTTGCCTCTTCGTTTCAAGCCCCTCATCGTGACAAGTTTGCTGTTTGCTTACCCTCAACCAATGTTGGTCTAGGAGTGGTTTTTATTGGTGGAGGGCCTTATTGGTTTGATCCTTATTGGGTAAATGGCTCTATGGAGGCATCCAAATGGTTAGACTACACACCATTGAGTATCAACACTTTGGGTGAGTACTTCATTGGTGTGAAATCCATCAAAATAGACAAAAGGGTTGTCCATTTCAACACTTCTTTGTTGTCCCATGAAGGGAAAACCGGGCTTGGTAGGACTAAGATTAGTACTTCAACTCCTTACACCATCTTGCATACTTCTATCTACAATGCTGTGGTTGGTGGTTTTGTCAAGAGCGCGGCGGCTAGGAATATCACCCGAGTGGCGGCCGTGGCAAAGTTTGGGGTGTGTTTCAACACAAAGAATGTCGTTTGGAGCAAGGAGGGACCAAGGGTACCTGTGATAGATTTGGAGCTAGAAGCTGGCAACGGTACAAGGAGGAATGGTGTGACATGGAGGATCATTGGGGCCAATTCAATGGTGGGGGTGAATAAGAACGTGATGTGCTTGGGATTCATAGATGGAGGGTCAAAAGCAACAACTTCAATAGGAGGGCTTCAGTTGGAAGATAATCTTTTGGAGTTTGACCTAAATACCTCAATGTTAGGCTTCACTTCTTCCTTTTTGCCTAGAGAAACAAGATGTACAACCGACAGGCTCTTTCAACCTGATGATTAAAATGCCAACAGAGTACTCTGTTAAATTAGTAGTGTATGCATTATGAGATGTTCTCTGCTCTTGGCCTTTTATTAAAGTAATGTAACCAAATGGCAAATATAATCTAGATAATGTAAGCGACTGTGGACACTAGTACATACAGGGGTAATAACTAAAACCTCTTATCAAGTTTCACTTAAACAATAGGGAACAATTTTGAAGTTTGTTCTTTTGATTTGTCCACCTTGAAGGTTTGGTTTAAGTTTAACCTCTTCACTTAATTCTCGAGGAATGACTTGTGTTCACTATGTTTATAGGCTCTCTTACTACAATTCATATAACCTTAGTGATGTTTGCTTTCACTCTGTTCGCACGATCTTTAATGTGGTTGAAAAAATAACAGGAACCAAAATGAATTTCACAACCAGCCCCGTTTACATTCCTAGCTCTTCCACTTTGTTCAATCTATCAGAGATCGAATGAGGTTGAACAAACAACTAAAGAAGAGATAAGAAtgtaaaagaaactaaagagGTAAAGCTTGAAAAGTAATCCAAAGAGGTTTTAAACTTTATGATGGTCCTTCAATGTGCAGATGcaaccaaaaaaatatataaactgaACAATTCGTGTTGgtactcctctctctctctctctctctctctctcgtaagGCTGTTTTGAATATTTAACAAGTATCGCTTAACAAAAACAGGGTAGCTAACCCTCTTACTAAAAGTAATCTGTATCAACTAGTTTACAAACAATATGTTTGATTGATTTCTAACTTCAGAAAATAAGCAAATTATAGCCCAACGCAACTATCGGAAACTGGACCTCCTCAGTAAAATACTCCACGTTCATTGAGCTTTACTAAATAGCAAAACCTCAACTTATACGAGAAACAAACTTAATTTTGTCAACTAGACTCACATTCAGAAACAACACCATTGCCATTTCAACAACAAAATTAAGCATTACTTCCACAAGTCACTCTTTCTTGAAAAGGCTGACTCATAACTAAGACCAACCTGATACAACCCATGTAGAGCAAATTTCATTTAAACAAGAAATCAAAGCTGCTTGTGCTTTAAACACCcatttcttttcctttacttACCATTGAAACATACATCACAGAACTTTCACATGcttatattcaaaatataagaGTTACAAAGTAGTAATCAGCAAAACATCAAAAGTTCTCTCTCCAGACTTCTATTATCAAAAAGGCTAATTGAGGTCACCATCACACACATGAGAAAACAGGGCAGAGAAAACCCCTCTTAAAGGAAATTACGTCGTAATCAACAGGTGTATATGTATTTACTGCAAGCAGTTAGTAATAGTATTAGCTATGTTACACACAATTCTTATTGCTTGGCCCCATGACTATAGAAATAAGCAAGTAGCACAAAACAACAATTACAAAATTAGACCTCCTCATGAGAAAGCTCCCCCTCTGGATATGGATCTTTTTAACCTCATATTGAAAAACGCCTTGTCGTACAAGTCAACTCAACAGTATGGGATTGGAAAGGCATAAAATTTTGTCACAACGACTGTACTGGTAATGAATCAAACTTCAAAATAGAACAACTTCTTTCCCATTTGAGAAGAGAAGGACTAAATCCCAGCATAGAAGTACCCACATCAAAATGTAAAACCATATCCTCCAACTGATAACCTCCCAAAACAATCGAAACTCCCGAGTTTAAACCCCCATCTACAAATCCTAAACACATTACTTCATCACTCATTTTCACCATCAAATTCCTACCATGAAAATTCCACCTCACCATCTCGCTCTGCAACCCCAATTCAATATCCGGCACCAGTGGACCAAGCTGTGTTTCTTTTATAGATTTTGagtcaaaacacaacccaaaagGTGCCACCGGTTCAACCGTTTTCATATTCATAGAGAAGGCTGCTTTTTCATAAGCTTTGATAAATATAGCATAAATTGAGCTTTCCATTGTGGTAAAAGGAACAATTGTGCTTAGCCTAGTGTGTTTAACATCAAACGACAATCTCTTACCGCCAATTCTTATTGACTTCAAGTTGATGAAGTACTCATGTTGTGAATCACCAGGGCCAGCGAGGAGAGGTGTGTAGATTAGTGACTTTGATATCTCAGAGCCAAAAACAGAGCTGTAGTACCCTTTCTCATACAAAACCACACCATTTGAGGATGAAAGGCACAAAGTGAACTGCCATTCAGAGCTAAAAGCAGCGGAAACTTGTGAAGGAAAGGCAATCCTCGTCCTTCCGAGGCCAACTATTCCATTAGCACCGCCGGCTAAACCATTCAAAAGGGGTTTTGGGGCGCAAGCAAAGAGAAAAGGGTACTCACTCAAGTTAACTTCCTCAGACTGCGACCCTTCAACAACCAAAAGACCGTCTAAGGTATCTGCCACCAAAACTCCTCGACGACCCATTTGGGAGATCTTGTTCTCCGCGAAAAGGGTACAACCATCGTCGTCTCCTCCACGTTTACGGGCCGTAATAGGCTTAGCAGCCAAACATTGAATCGACCCAGATGAAATCCGGCGCGGAGAAGAAGAACCCAGATAAGAATCACAACCCATCCAGATTAACGGGCCACCGAGATCGATAACAAGCTTAGTTGGGAGAAGGGAACTCCCATGGCGAATCTCAGTCAAATACTGGTTAGTCAACGAATCTTTAGTCaccggaagaagaagaagaggaagagaaTTTCCGAAGTGGGAATCAATCTGGGCGTGAGATAGAGTGAGCAAGTAGAGAAGAAAAGGAACCAATTGTAGAAGAGTAGCCATGGAAGGAAACAAAACCAGatcaagaagaaaaaaggagagagaaaatagaaagaaatggGTTATGCGGAGGGACGCCGCGGATGGGTCTACATAAAATAATgggaaaattaaaaaataaataaaaataaataaagaggaTAATGCTaaggaatattattttgattttttttaaaagattatATTTTCATTCGTGTATGTGTTGGTTGTGACTAGACTTGGTGTTGGACTTTTACGGTTTTACGCCGATCTTATCTTCTTGAGCTGGCATGTGATACATATGGTACATTTTAAAACTGTCATTGTCATATTATAATGTATCATTTAATAAGGTTGTTTTGtagttataaataatatatttgtcaaaaaaaataattaaaaaaatatttgtgaCGTGAAGTAAAACTATGATGATGATAAGGCCACGGTGTTACACGTTAATAAGAGGTGCATCATTGATGATAGAACAAACCCAtggccttcttcttcttcttatcacTTATCGCC
It encodes the following:
- the LOC133815409 gene encoding probable aspartic proteinase GIP2, which produces MASGSEFSFLLFLSISFFFFFLASTNINVEAIIINSINPSLPPFTSLYMPIQKDNSTLQYHTTVEWGSEENYFDVVIDLGGEFLSLPCDTNNKSTTYSSIKCGSTKCTSTCKANDSCVVSFLNPFNETVLSGRLSEDGFAAVPSDGDRISRDSYLLTTSHHHNLIPFTCLDSSSLNGLAQGDMGRVSGIIGFGGTKMSFAKNLASSFQAPHRDKFAVCLPSTNVGLGVVFIGGGPYWFDPYWVNGSMEASKWLDYTPLSINTLGEYFIGVKSIKIDKRVVHFNTSLLSHEGKTGLGRTKISTSTPYTILHTSIYNAVVGGFVKSAAARNITRVAAVAKFGVCFNTKNVVWSKEGPRVPVIDLELEAGNGTRRNGVTWRIIGANSMVGVNKNVMCLGFIDGGSKATTSIGGLQLEDNLLEFDLNTSMLGFTSSFLPRETRCTTDRLFQPDD
- the LOC133819262 gene encoding probable aspartic proteinase GIP2 — encoded protein: MATLLQLVPFLLYLLTLSHAQIDSHFGNSLPLLLLPVTKDSLTNQYLTEIRHGSSLLPTKLVIDLGGPLIWMGCDSYLGSSSPRRISSGSIQCLAAKPITARKRGGDDDGCTLFAENKISQMGRRGVLVADTLDGLLVVEGSQSEEVNLSEYPFLFACAPKPLLNGLAGGANGIVGLGRTRIAFPSQVSAAFSSEWQFTLCLSSSNGVVLYEKGYYSSVFGSEISKSLIYTPLLAGPGDSQHEYFINLKSIRIGGKRLSFDVKHTRLSTIVPFTTMESSIYAIFIKAYEKAAFSMNMKTVEPVAPFGLCFDSKSIKETQLGPLVPDIELGLQSEMVRWNFHGRNLMVKMSDEVMCLGFVDGGLNSGVSIVLGGYQLEDMVLHFDVGTSMLGFSPSLLKWERSCSILKFDSLPVQSL